In one window of Hymenobacter nivis DNA:
- a CDS encoding MotA/TolQ/ExbB proton channel family protein: protein MEQKNALNTSPRPTTPAAPKAEAAEKSSGGASLFSVIVIILAFVVAYVIFKFVLGNGSNFQGGVNTNAPLPGNMLGTVYSGGNIVPILITMFLCVITFSIERLLTISRAKGTKSIEGFVRTVRQKLNSNDINGAIVACDQQKGSVANVVKAGLLKYKEMVTERGMNNDQKVLAIQKEIEETTALELPMLEKNLVIISTIASVATLTGLLGTVFGMISAFSALAQAGSPDAVKLANGISEALINTAFGIGTSALAIIAYNYFTSKIDELTYSIDEAGFSIVQTFGQHTSTQQPANV from the coding sequence ATGGAACAGAAAAATGCCCTGAACACAAGCCCCCGGCCCACCACCCCGGCCGCTCCTAAGGCCGAGGCCGCCGAGAAAAGCAGCGGGGGTGCCTCGCTGTTCTCCGTAATCGTCATTATCCTGGCCTTCGTCGTCGCCTACGTCATCTTCAAATTTGTCCTCGGCAACGGTAGTAACTTCCAAGGCGGTGTCAACACCAACGCGCCCCTTCCGGGCAACATGCTGGGCACAGTGTACAGCGGCGGTAACATCGTACCAATCCTGATTACGATGTTCTTATGCGTTATCACTTTCTCGATTGAGCGCCTATTGACCATCTCGAGAGCTAAAGGCACGAAGAGCATCGAAGGTTTTGTGCGCACCGTACGCCAGAAGCTGAACAGCAACGACATCAACGGTGCAATTGTCGCCTGCGATCAGCAGAAAGGTTCGGTAGCCAACGTAGTAAAAGCCGGCTTGTTGAAGTACAAGGAAATGGTGACCGAGCGTGGCATGAACAACGACCAGAAGGTATTGGCCATCCAGAAAGAAATTGAGGAAACCACTGCCCTCGAATTGCCAATGCTGGAAAAGAACCTGGTGATTATCTCCACCATTGCTTCGGTAGCCACGCTGACGGGTCTGCTCGGCACGGTGTTCGGTATGATCAGCGCCTTCTCGGCCCTGGCCCAAGCCGGTTCGCCTGACGCTGTGAAACTGGCCAACGGTATCTCGGAAGCGCTGATCAACACGGCTTTCGGCATCGGCACTTCGGCTTTGGCCATCATTGCCTACAACTACTTCACCAGCAAGATTGACGAGTTGACCTACAGCATTGACGAAGCCGGCTTCAGCATTGTGCAGACCTTCGGCCAGCACACCTCGACGCAGCAGCCTGCCAACGTCTAA
- a CDS encoding OmpH family outer membrane protein, which translates to MKIGFWGVLAGLLLVGPGARAQKFGWVDSEFIMAKMPDFAKAQQELNALSTTWQKEIEAQKKDLERLKRTYHDEEVVLTEQMKKKRQDEIQLKDQEVKAYQNKQFGYEGQLFKKRQELNKPVQDKVFEACEKVAKKKQLAMIIDKAGDLTLLYTNPTYDYTEFVLEELGLAAEDRNQPGTKGPVKTVAPPKTAATDPAFESDSGTPDVPAKAKPGRAAGKSPK; encoded by the coding sequence ATGAAAATAGGTTTTTGGGGCGTGTTGGCGGGGCTACTACTGGTGGGCCCTGGGGCCCGGGCCCAAAAGTTCGGGTGGGTCGACTCGGAGTTCATCATGGCCAAAATGCCCGATTTTGCCAAGGCGCAACAAGAGCTGAATGCCTTGTCGACGACGTGGCAGAAAGAAATTGAAGCGCAGAAAAAGGACTTGGAACGCCTAAAGCGTACCTACCACGACGAAGAAGTGGTGCTGACTGAGCAGATGAAAAAAAAGCGGCAGGACGAAATTCAGCTAAAGGATCAGGAGGTGAAGGCCTACCAGAACAAGCAGTTTGGCTATGAAGGCCAACTGTTTAAAAAGCGCCAGGAACTGAATAAGCCGGTGCAGGACAAGGTGTTCGAGGCGTGCGAAAAAGTGGCTAAGAAAAAACAATTGGCCATGATCATCGACAAAGCCGGTGACTTGACCTTGCTCTACACCAACCCGACCTACGACTACACCGAATTTGTGCTGGAGGAATTGGGCTTGGCCGCCGAAGACCGCAACCAGCCCGGCACCAAGGGCCCTGTGAAGACGGTAGCGCCGCCCAAAACGGCGGCTACCGACCCGGCTTTCGAATCGGATTCGGGTACTCCCGACGTACCCGCCAAGGCCAAGCCGGGCCGCGCGGCGGGGAAGAGCCCAAAATAA
- a CDS encoding ExbD/TolR family protein, with translation MSTKIDMTPMVDLAFLLLTFFMLTTTFAKPNVMQLTMPVKEKNEDEQTKLKESEAFTIIMGENNKVYYYAGMNTAEAPADLKVTNYGPNGIRQVILDRQRVQPKTVILIKPDDKAVYKNMVDILDEMNITNQRKYALVKVAKSDQDLIKKSGL, from the coding sequence ATGTCGACCAAAATCGATATGACACCGATGGTGGATTTGGCCTTTTTGCTTCTCACCTTCTTCATGCTCACTACCACGTTTGCTAAACCCAACGTGATGCAGTTGACCATGCCGGTAAAGGAGAAAAACGAGGACGAGCAAACTAAGCTTAAGGAATCGGAGGCCTTCACCATTATTATGGGCGAAAATAATAAGGTGTATTATTACGCTGGAATGAATACTGCCGAGGCCCCGGCTGATCTAAAAGTAACCAATTACGGTCCCAATGGCATCCGCCAGGTTATTCTGGACCGCCAGCGGGTACAGCCCAAGACGGTAATTCTCATCAAGCCCGATGATAAAGCCGTATATAAGAACATGGTGGATATCCTCGACGAGATGAACATCACCAACCAGCGGAAATACGCTTTGGTGAAAGTCGCCAAGTCCGATCAAGACCTTATTAAGAAATCCGGGCTATGA
- a CDS encoding OmpH family outer membrane protein, which yields MNPVKTLRLTLAAALLTAGTLAANSAQAQAPLKIGYTSVQYVLSQMPESKQIESSLKTYNEQLAAQMKSKYTEYQGKLDAYQKSANTMTDVVKADKEKELTGLQQSIQEFQRSAEQSLQQKQQSLLRPALDKLQKTIDEVATENGYTYVLNSDGDTPTLLHGPKEGDISEIVLKKMGITPTAPAPLKAGPTTGAGAMPAAPAAPTPGVNKTKTKSKK from the coding sequence ATGAATCCCGTGAAAACCCTCCGCTTGACGTTGGCCGCCGCTCTGCTGACCGCTGGCACCCTGGCCGCTAACTCTGCGCAAGCCCAGGCCCCGCTCAAAATTGGCTACACCAGCGTGCAGTATGTGCTGAGCCAGATGCCCGAGAGCAAGCAAATTGAATCGAGCCTGAAGACCTACAACGAACAGTTGGCGGCCCAGATGAAGAGCAAGTACACCGAGTACCAGGGCAAGCTGGACGCTTACCAGAAGAGCGCCAACACAATGACCGACGTGGTGAAGGCCGACAAAGAGAAGGAGCTGACCGGCTTGCAGCAGTCCATCCAGGAGTTCCAGCGCAGCGCCGAGCAGTCGTTGCAACAGAAGCAGCAAAGCTTGCTGCGCCCGGCCCTCGACAAGCTGCAAAAGACAATTGACGAAGTGGCCACCGAAAACGGCTACACCTACGTGCTGAATTCGGACGGTGACACCCCGACGCTGTTGCACGGCCCCAAAGAAGGGGATATTTCGGAAATTGTACTGAAGAAAATGGGTATTACGCCCACCGCCCCGGCCCCGCTGAAAGCGGGCCCGACTACGGGCGCTGGCGCCATGCCAGCCGCTCCCGCAGCTCCTACCCCCGGCGTGAACAAGACCAAAACCAAAAGCAAGAAGTAA
- a CDS encoding PstS family phosphate ABC transporter substrate-binding protein — protein MNIPMVKPAHFLTVLAGGWLLLAGCQSNNGAGGTDTATSGNVAVAVDETFAPILQAQVDTFSKLYPEAHVKLRFEPEENVMVDLLNDKVKVAVVARELNAEEIASFVKQTIVPRTTRIGIDGLAIVLHPSNPDSLLTINQLRDIFTGKNKTWSQVSNQKKLGDINVVFDANRSSTARFVRDSLTKGAPLTTRVFAASSNPALLDYVANHPNAIGVIGVNWISDHDDPAAMKFLQKVRVASITARPNPQPDDYIQPYQVNLAQKTPEQLAKYPELQNYPLRRNLYIISREARTGLGSGFASFVAGKNGQLIFQKSGLLPAQMQARVVTTPKR, from the coding sequence ATGAACATTCCAATGGTTAAGCCCGCTCACTTCCTTACCGTACTGGCCGGCGGCTGGTTATTGTTAGCTGGCTGCCAGTCGAACAACGGAGCCGGTGGCACTGATACCGCCACCAGTGGCAACGTGGCGGTAGCAGTTGACGAAACGTTTGCGCCCATTCTGCAAGCACAGGTTGATACGTTTAGCAAGCTGTACCCCGAGGCGCACGTCAAGTTGCGGTTTGAGCCGGAAGAAAACGTGATGGTGGACCTCCTGAACGACAAGGTGAAGGTGGCCGTGGTTGCCCGCGAACTAAACGCGGAAGAGATTGCCTCCTTTGTCAAGCAAACCATCGTGCCCCGCACTACGCGCATTGGCATCGATGGTTTGGCCATCGTTTTGCATCCATCTAACCCGGACTCGTTGTTGACGATTAATCAATTGCGCGACATCTTTACCGGCAAGAACAAGACCTGGAGCCAAGTCAGCAACCAAAAAAAGCTGGGTGATATTAACGTTGTTTTTGATGCCAACCGCAGCAGTACTGCCCGCTTTGTGCGCGACTCGTTGACAAAGGGGGCCCCGCTGACGACGCGGGTATTCGCTGCTTCGTCAAATCCGGCCTTGCTGGACTACGTGGCGAATCATCCTAACGCAATTGGCGTAATAGGGGTGAATTGGATTTCTGACCACGATGACCCGGCGGCCATGAAATTTCTTCAGAAGGTGCGCGTGGCCAGCATCACGGCCCGGCCCAACCCACAGCCCGATGATTACATCCAACCCTACCAAGTTAACCTGGCCCAGAAGACGCCGGAGCAACTAGCCAAGTACCCTGAGCTCCAAAATTATCCTTTGCGCCGCAACCTGTACATCATCAGCCGGGAGGCCCGCACCGGATTGGGTAGTGGGTTTGCTTCGTTTGTGGCAGGCAAAAACGGCCAGTTGATTTTTCAAAAATCCGGGCTGTTGCCCGCCCAGATGCAGGCGCGGGTCGTGACCACTCCCAAACGGTAG
- a CDS encoding energy transducer TonB, whose amino-acid sequence MMNSAQIAQASLDDIVFEGRNKSYGAYVLRQLYQRNVTRSLIIATALLVLLVSFPLIAQYIKDRQPKEEVKKNLTENVLMDAPPLDDTKPPPPPPPPEAPPPPPPKLTTIKFTPPVIKKDNEVKQEDVPDQEDLKDKTVATVTVKGNTDTQDLSELSGDGDKVVAEVVDTKVYQYVEQMPQLPGGGGNAAIVVAIQKSVKYPRMAQNNGVEGRIFVSFTVNAEGNVSDVKVVKGLGSGLDEETIRAVKTLPKFIPGKQNGRAVSVSFTVPITFKIQ is encoded by the coding sequence ATGATGAACTCTGCACAAATTGCCCAGGCCAGCTTGGACGACATCGTATTTGAGGGCCGCAACAAAAGCTACGGCGCTTACGTGCTGCGCCAACTCTATCAGCGCAACGTTACCCGGTCGTTGATTATTGCGACGGCGCTGTTGGTGCTGCTGGTATCCTTCCCGCTCATCGCGCAGTACATTAAAGACCGTCAGCCGAAAGAGGAGGTGAAAAAAAACCTCACGGAAAACGTGTTGATGGACGCTCCGCCGCTGGACGATACCAAGCCCCCACCCCCGCCGCCGCCGCCTGAGGCCCCCCCACCCCCTCCTCCCAAGCTCACAACCATCAAGTTCACCCCCCCCGTGATCAAGAAGGATAACGAAGTGAAACAGGAGGATGTGCCGGACCAAGAGGATTTGAAAGATAAGACTGTAGCTACGGTGACTGTAAAAGGCAACACCGATACCCAGGATTTGTCTGAACTTTCGGGGGATGGTGACAAAGTGGTAGCAGAAGTAGTGGACACCAAGGTGTACCAGTACGTGGAGCAGATGCCCCAACTTCCCGGCGGTGGTGGTAACGCCGCTATCGTGGTAGCCATCCAGAAGTCTGTCAAATATCCCCGCATGGCCCAGAACAATGGGGTTGAAGGCCGGATTTTCGTAAGCTTTACGGTGAATGCCGAGGGTAACGTTTCCGACGTGAAAGTGGTAAAAGGGCTAGGCTCTGGCTTGGACGAGGAAACGATTCGAGCAGTGAAGACCTTGCCTAAATTTATTCCAGGCAAGCAGAACGGCCGGGCCGTGAGCGTATCCTTTACGGTGCCGATTACTTTCAAAATTCAGTAA
- a CDS encoding RluA family pseudouridine synthase: MSEAEQGPEIDADDSEGGDELYEHHRIVVDRGQELLRIDKFLLHRLGNTSRNKVQEAIRAEAVQVNGRVVKPNYRIKPLDTITVTLPEPPRTGKVLPEPMDLDIPYEDDDLLIVNKPAGIVVHPAFGHWEGTLVNGLAHHLANLPTGRNGEVRPGLVHRIDKDTSGLLVIGKTEFAMTHLSLQFFHHTIRRRYLALVWGTPKEAKGAVRGHIGRSVRDRKVQAVYPGGEQGKAAVTHYEVLRSYGPVTLISCVLETGRTHQIRAHMQYLGHPLFNDATYGGNRIRTGPNTASYRAFVENTFQLLPRQALHAQSLGFVQPATGQELLFEAELPADFAAALAKWEAYAAQQQPNAY; this comes from the coding sequence ATGAGCGAAGCCGAACAGGGCCCCGAAATTGACGCCGACGATTCTGAAGGTGGCGACGAATTATACGAGCATCACCGCATTGTGGTGGACCGTGGCCAGGAGTTGTTGCGCATCGATAAGTTTCTGCTGCACCGGCTGGGTAATACCTCGCGCAACAAAGTGCAGGAGGCCATCCGGGCCGAAGCCGTGCAGGTGAACGGCCGGGTAGTGAAGCCCAACTACCGCATCAAGCCCTTAGACACCATCACGGTGACGCTGCCCGAGCCGCCGCGCACAGGCAAGGTACTGCCCGAGCCCATGGACCTGGACATTCCCTACGAGGATGACGACTTGCTCATCGTCAATAAGCCGGCGGGGATAGTAGTGCACCCTGCCTTTGGGCATTGGGAGGGCACGCTCGTTAATGGCCTGGCCCATCACTTGGCCAATCTGCCCACGGGCCGCAACGGCGAAGTTCGCCCGGGCCTGGTGCACCGCATCGATAAAGACACGTCGGGGCTGCTGGTGATTGGCAAGACGGAATTTGCCATGACGCATCTCTCGTTGCAATTCTTCCACCATACCATTCGGCGGCGTTACTTGGCCTTGGTGTGGGGCACACCCAAGGAGGCCAAGGGCGCCGTTCGGGGCCACATTGGGCGGAGCGTGCGTGACCGCAAAGTGCAAGCCGTGTACCCGGGCGGCGAGCAGGGAAAAGCGGCCGTCACGCACTACGAAGTGCTGCGCAGCTACGGGCCCGTAACGCTCATTAGCTGCGTGCTCGAAACCGGCCGCACCCATCAGATAAGGGCCCACATGCAGTATCTGGGCCACCCGCTGTTTAACGATGCTACCTACGGGGGAAACCGCATTCGGACGGGGCCCAATACGGCTAGCTACCGTGCCTTTGTTGAAAATACCTTTCAGTTGCTTCCGCGGCAGGCCTTGCACGCCCAATCGCTGGGCTTTGTGCAGCCTGCTACAGGGCAAGAACTCTTGTTTGAAGCGGAGCTGCCCGCTGATTTTGCCGCTGCGCTAGCCAAGTGGGAGGCATACGCCGCGCAGCAGCAGCCAAACGCTTATTAA
- a CDS encoding ExbD/TolR family protein, whose translation MPKVKPHRTSPSLDMTPMVDLAFLLVTFFMLTTKFAPEETVVVDTPSSTSEIKLPESNVITLTIDKNKRVFFGLDDDKAKVATLQKVGAKYGVTFNASQAKAFGNLTNFGVPIGQLGSLLSMDADQRKAVAKTEAGIPMDSLNNQLIDWVMEARKANLALYKKQTFIAIKGDGDADVQTVQQVIKVLQEKDINRFNLITDLENKPVVTK comes from the coding sequence ATGCCTAAAGTAAAACCGCACCGCACCTCGCCGTCGCTGGACATGACGCCGATGGTGGACCTGGCTTTTCTGTTGGTGACGTTCTTCATGCTGACTACCAAGTTTGCCCCTGAAGAAACCGTCGTGGTAGATACTCCTTCGTCGACGTCGGAAATTAAACTGCCGGAAAGCAACGTTATTACACTGACGATAGACAAGAACAAGCGCGTATTCTTCGGCCTAGACGACGATAAAGCCAAGGTAGCAACGCTGCAAAAAGTGGGGGCCAAATATGGTGTCACCTTTAATGCATCGCAAGCCAAGGCTTTCGGGAACCTGACCAACTTTGGCGTGCCCATCGGCCAGCTCGGTTCGTTGCTAAGCATGGACGCTGACCAGCGCAAGGCCGTTGCTAAAACCGAGGCCGGTATTCCCATGGATTCCCTCAACAACCAGCTCATCGACTGGGTGATGGAGGCCCGCAAAGCCAACTTAGCGCTGTACAAGAAGCAGACGTTTATTGCCATAAAGGGCGATGGCGATGCCGATGTACAGACAGTGCAGCAAGTAATCAAAGTGCTGCAGGAGAAGGACATTAACCGCTTCAATCTCATTACTGACTTGGAGAACAAGCCAGTGGTGACCAAATAA
- a CDS encoding tetratricopeptide repeat protein: MSFKPWKQPLLAAAALVAGTTAATAQTNNVQTLIQHERYNEAKAALGQGSTPENAFELGRIYQFRDMPDSAAFYFNKASGSSPFGQVAAGRALLAKGQIAPAGAQFDAAAKATKNKDAKVLTMIAQAYAEADDVKSVDKAVTFVNSAQVANKGKVDPVLMLARGEMYMNTEQGGGEAMNSFDQAIAANPSYAPAYYEKGVLNVRARNYNEARTNLNKAVELDPSYAPAYRELADMYYYAGQYDQALSTFQKYVELSEKSPRTDAQYASFLYLTKKYPEALTAVNTALQSDPNNVTMNRLKAYLLYETNDYAGAATAMDSYMKIAPASKIIPEDYSYQGRILARAGRADEGIAVLQKAITATTDPAKKADLQDALATAYTTKKDYSSAIGIYKSKIAASTDKSDLTDVFRLASAYDNAKKYTQADSVYNVILTAKPTYGPGVLARARTNNNLDPDSKKGLAKPYYEHYVELSKAEGADPAKFRNGLIESNYYLGVYELQVKNNKAGASTYFQQVLVVDPANKEAKNALDIINTKPRTTTTKKTTTVRKK; encoded by the coding sequence ATGAGTTTCAAGCCCTGGAAACAGCCCCTGCTCGCTGCCGCCGCCTTGGTAGCCGGTACTACGGCGGCCACCGCCCAAACCAACAATGTGCAAACCTTAATTCAGCACGAACGCTACAACGAGGCCAAGGCCGCGTTGGGCCAAGGCAGCACGCCGGAGAATGCTTTTGAACTAGGCCGTATTTACCAGTTCCGGGATATGCCCGATTCGGCAGCTTTCTACTTTAATAAAGCGAGCGGCTCTTCGCCTTTTGGCCAGGTTGCTGCCGGCCGTGCTTTGCTGGCCAAAGGCCAAATAGCCCCGGCCGGTGCGCAGTTTGACGCAGCAGCGAAAGCTACTAAGAACAAAGACGCCAAGGTATTGACCATGATTGCCCAAGCCTACGCGGAGGCAGACGATGTAAAAAGCGTCGATAAAGCCGTGACATTTGTCAACAGTGCCCAGGTTGCGAACAAAGGCAAGGTAGATCCGGTACTGATGCTGGCCCGGGGCGAAATGTACATGAACACCGAGCAAGGCGGTGGCGAAGCCATGAACAGCTTTGACCAGGCCATTGCGGCCAATCCCAGCTACGCGCCGGCTTATTACGAGAAAGGTGTGCTGAACGTGCGTGCCCGCAACTACAACGAGGCGCGTACCAACCTCAACAAAGCCGTTGAGCTAGATCCGAGCTACGCCCCTGCTTACCGCGAGCTGGCCGATATGTACTACTACGCAGGCCAGTACGACCAAGCGCTGAGCACGTTTCAGAAGTACGTGGAGCTGTCGGAAAAGTCGCCACGCACCGATGCGCAGTATGCTTCTTTCTTGTACTTGACGAAAAAGTACCCGGAGGCCCTGACAGCAGTAAACACCGCGCTGCAAAGCGACCCGAATAACGTTACCATGAATCGTTTGAAAGCGTATTTGCTGTACGAAACCAACGATTACGCTGGAGCCGCTACGGCCATGGATTCGTATATGAAAATAGCACCGGCCAGCAAGATTATCCCCGAGGATTATTCTTACCAGGGCCGTATTTTAGCGCGGGCTGGCCGGGCCGATGAAGGCATTGCGGTGCTACAAAAAGCTATTACCGCCACGACTGACCCTGCCAAGAAAGCAGATCTGCAAGACGCCTTGGCCACGGCTTATACCACCAAAAAGGACTACTCCTCGGCTATTGGCATCTACAAGTCGAAAATTGCCGCCAGCACGGATAAGAGTGATTTGACGGACGTATTCCGCTTGGCCTCGGCATATGATAATGCTAAAAAATACACCCAGGCTGACAGCGTGTACAACGTTATTCTGACGGCTAAGCCAACTTATGGCCCTGGCGTACTAGCCCGGGCCCGTACGAATAACAACCTGGATCCAGATTCGAAGAAAGGCTTGGCCAAGCCGTACTACGAGCATTACGTTGAGCTTTCAAAGGCGGAAGGTGCCGACCCTGCTAAATTCCGTAACGGCTTGATTGAATCAAACTACTACCTTGGGGTGTACGAATTGCAGGTAAAAAACAATAAAGCCGGTGCCAGCACTTATTTCCAGCAAGTGCTGGTAGTCGACCCGGCTAACAAAGAGGCTAAGAACGCGTTGGACATCATCAATACCAAGCCCCGTACTACGACTACTAAGAAAACTACTACCGTTAGAAAAAAGTAG
- the glmM gene encoding phosphoglucosamine mutase has product MTLIKSISGIRGTIGGPVGQGLTPLDVVKYAAAYGTWVMTQPTAARIVVIGRDARISGPMVSQLVAATLQGLGLDVVDLGLSTTPTVEMAVTAKQAAGGIILTASHNPKQWNALKLLNADGEFLSDAAGQQVLALAESEAFDFAPVGKLGQYTTDDEFLAQHIAAVVALPLVDVDAVRARNFRVVVDAVNSSGGFAVPQLLAALGVTTVEKLHCEPTGDFAHNPEPLPEHLRDIAKVLEKGSFDLGIVVDPDVDRLALVSENGEMFGEEYTLVAVADYVLGALGGGNTVSNLSSTRALRDVTERHRGQYAAAAVGEVNVVTKMKETGAVIGGEGNGGIIYPELHYGRDALVGIALFLTHLAKSGLTASRLRASYPSYFISKNKIELTPEIDTDEVLVQMEKRYAKQPVNTIDGVKIEFDKEWVHLRKSNTEPIIRIYAESDSNSTADHLAQKIIADIKEIIAVKA; this is encoded by the coding sequence GTGACTCTCATTAAATCTATCTCCGGCATTCGCGGCACCATCGGTGGGCCGGTTGGCCAAGGCCTCACTCCCCTCGACGTCGTGAAGTATGCCGCTGCCTACGGCACCTGGGTCATGACGCAGCCCACGGCGGCGCGCATAGTTGTTATCGGTCGCGACGCCCGTATTTCGGGCCCCATGGTGAGCCAGCTCGTGGCCGCCACCCTGCAAGGCCTTGGCCTCGACGTAGTGGATTTGGGCCTGAGCACCACGCCCACCGTGGAAATGGCGGTGACTGCCAAGCAGGCGGCCGGTGGCATCATCCTCACCGCCTCGCACAACCCCAAGCAGTGGAACGCGCTGAAGCTACTCAATGCCGACGGCGAGTTTTTGTCCGACGCCGCGGGGCAGCAGGTGCTGGCCTTGGCCGAAAGCGAAGCTTTTGACTTTGCGCCCGTTGGCAAGCTGGGGCAGTACACCACCGATGATGAGTTCCTAGCCCAGCACATTGCGGCGGTGGTGGCGCTGCCGCTGGTGGACGTGGACGCCGTGCGGGCCCGCAACTTCCGGGTGGTGGTGGACGCCGTGAACTCATCGGGCGGATTTGCGGTGCCGCAGCTGCTGGCGGCCTTGGGCGTGACGACGGTAGAGAAGCTGCACTGTGAGCCCACGGGCGACTTTGCCCACAACCCCGAGCCGCTGCCCGAGCACTTGCGCGACATTGCTAAGGTGCTGGAAAAAGGCTCGTTTGACCTGGGTATTGTGGTGGATCCCGATGTGGACCGCCTGGCTCTGGTAAGCGAAAACGGCGAGATGTTTGGCGAAGAATACACGCTGGTGGCCGTGGCCGACTACGTGCTGGGGGCCCTAGGCGGCGGCAACACCGTGAGCAACCTAAGCAGCACCCGGGCCCTGCGCGACGTGACCGAGCGGCACAGGGGGCAGTATGCCGCCGCTGCCGTGGGCGAAGTGAACGTGGTGACCAAGATGAAGGAAACCGGGGCCGTAATTGGGGGTGAGGGCAACGGGGGCATTATTTATCCCGAGCTGCACTACGGGCGCGATGCGCTGGTGGGCATTGCGCTGTTCCTGACGCACTTGGCAAAATCTGGTCTCACCGCTTCTCGGTTGCGGGCCTCCTACCCGAGTTATTTTATCTCCAAGAATAAGATTGAATTAACCCCGGAAATCGACACCGATGAGGTGCTGGTGCAAATGGAAAAGCGCTACGCCAAACAGCCGGTGAACACCATTGACGGCGTGAAAATTGAGTTTGACAAGGAATGGGTGCACCTGCGCAAATCCAACACCGAGCCCATTATTCGCATTTATGCCGAGTCGGATTCGAATAGTACGGCCGACCACCTGGCGCAAAAAATTATTGCTGACATTAAGGAAATTATTGCCGTAAAAGCTTAA
- the mazG gene encoding nucleoside triphosphate pyrophosphohydrolase, protein MENHPPAPGAPLGPTRRPAQLAAFGRLLDVLDRLRTECPWDKKQTLQSLRHLTIEETYEISDAILRDDLPDLKKELGDVMLHLLFYARIAAEQEAFDIADVLNAQCEKLIFRHPHVYGDAQATDESAVKRNWEQLKLQEKGNAGVLSGVPVSLPALVKAMRIQEKARGAGFDWDDPAQVWAKVQEELGEFGDEYSHGQPEKMQAERAADEFGDLLFSLVNFARFAGINPEEALERTNRKFISRFQHLEGATAADGHRLADLSLTQMNEYWEAAKRQLAAPAIASSAKK, encoded by the coding sequence ATGGAAAACCACCCGCCTGCCCCTGGGGCCCCGCTGGGCCCCACCCGCCGCCCGGCCCAATTGGCAGCTTTCGGCCGCTTGCTCGACGTGCTCGACCGCCTGCGCACCGAATGCCCTTGGGACAAAAAACAGACATTGCAGAGCCTGCGCCACCTCACCATCGAGGAAACGTACGAAATCAGCGACGCCATTTTGCGCGACGACCTGCCCGACTTGAAGAAAGAACTGGGCGATGTGATGCTGCACCTGCTCTTCTACGCCCGCATTGCCGCCGAGCAGGAAGCGTTCGATATCGCCGACGTTCTCAATGCCCAATGCGAAAAGCTCATCTTTCGCCACCCGCACGTTTACGGCGACGCCCAAGCCACCGATGAGTCCGCCGTGAAGCGCAATTGGGAGCAGCTCAAGCTGCAAGAAAAAGGCAATGCCGGCGTACTGAGCGGCGTGCCCGTCTCGTTGCCCGCCCTCGTCAAAGCCATGCGCATTCAGGAAAAAGCGCGCGGCGCCGGATTCGATTGGGACGATCCGGCCCAGGTATGGGCCAAGGTGCAAGAAGAGTTGGGCGAGTTTGGCGACGAGTACAGCCACGGGCAGCCCGAAAAAATGCAGGCCGAGCGCGCCGCCGATGAATTTGGTGACCTTTTATTTTCACTTGTCAACTTTGCCCGCTTCGCCGGCATCAATCCCGAAGAGGCCTTAGAGCGCACCAACCGCAAGTTTATCAGTCGCTTTCAGCACCTTGAAGGGGCTACGGCAGCCGATGGCCACCGGTTGGCAGATTTGTCTTTAACCCAGATGAACGAGTATTGGGAAGCAGCAAAACGCCAGCTGGCGGCCCCAGCTATTGCTTCTTCCGCAAAAAAATAG